The sequence CGTAGTGAATATACTAGTGTGAACAAACAAATATCGAAACCCAAAGTCAgaacaaatgaacaaaagaagTTCAAACCAGgaaaatcaaaacccaatatCAACAGAGACAGAACCGAGGAAATGGaacccaaagaatcaaagtgtgTATGAGATATTACCTTCTCAAAGCAATCGAAAATCCTCATTTCCTACCGTCGTGCAACTGCTCCGATTTCTCCTTGAGTGATGAAAGGCTCTCTCAGCAACTCTcctttcctctcttttctttgtCGGCTTTTCTTTATCACGGTTTGTTCCCctgttttctctccttttttctttttttcttccaaatccaaaacctctctcctttttttttgctCCCTTTCACTTGCCCGGCTTTTATCTTTTCTACCCCCTCTGACCAGCACGCCTCTCCTCTCTTAcacattttttctcttttttctcccaCACGCCACCTCTCTTCTATCTTTTCTCCACCTGCTCTGCCCAGCACACCTCTCCTCTCTTatacatttttttctctttttttctcccaCACGCcacctctcttttttccttttcttttttctttctttctttcttcttttcccttttttttttatttatttcctttttctttatttccaaatctcctctttttattatttatttttcctatatttttcaaatatattttcGTAGGGTTTTGATATTATATGGCCTGTACTTAGGTGGGTAATTAGGTCAATTAGGCCAAGATTCGGGCTTACTTGGGATTGAgccttaaattttgaattaatGGGCCCACGGGCttttaaacaaaggaaataactATTTTCCTTGTCTTAATGCTATTTCCGATTTCatatttcattctttttcattttttttattattatttttgaccGGAcaaaaatcgggtactacactaTAGGAAGGAACTCGGACTCCTAACTAAACTCTATTCCATGAACACTGGATCTTCTCTAAGTCTAAGAGCGACTTCAAAGCATTAAGTGATGAACTCTCTTCCGATTGTCCCGATTAAACTGCCTTATCCATAGGAAGTAATTGCCTATCATAGTGGCAGACTCGGGCTAAGTCATTGAATGTCTCCCCCAGGTAAGTAAAGAGTGTCTGGCCCCCATCCCCAGTAGCACTATACGTACCAATAGTGGGATGATTCGTTCCTTTAAATATTGGGAGTCCAATTGAAGCAGTAGTTAATAGACCCAGTACTAGATCCATCCATTATTTGCTGTCCCTCTTCCTAGCTCTAAAGATGAAGACTGAAAAGTCCATGCTACAAAAGCTATAAATTCCAAATGGGGGGTCCCTGCCATCTAGTCTATCGAGTAGGAGTTCAGTTACATTGCTAAGCTAATCCACTGCATTTCGTCGAGTGATGATAAGGTAAAGGCGAGCATCTAGCTCTGCTAATCCCCTGTTCTTTGCGCTGTCCAGTGACAAAGCTTCTGGAGTTCTAGTGTCTCTTTCTTTTCGAAGTCTCTAAGGCATCTTAGACAATTAAGGATTATAGGTAGGTAGTAGGGTAAGCCCATCAAATTCTATGTAAGTTGGAGTCAAAAGAAAAGGGCTTCATCAATTCTTTCTGCCCTGGATGTATTTCCTTCTGCCATCGTCCTAAGGGCAGCCATCCTTGTTGATCCAGCTGAGGTTGCTGATCTAAACGATCTCCCCGAGGTTACCAATCCATGACGATCCAGACAAACCAATATGGTACGGTCCAGCCGAACCAATTGCTTAAAAAAGAGAACCCTTTGCAGCAGAGCCAGTTGAGACTTCTTAATTCATGAATTGTAGGGAGGGACTTATGTCACCACAAACCGAGACTTTTTTTGTGTCAAGTAAAAAGTAAGAAAGCCGACCAGCTCCAAGCAGCAAAACATTTCAACAAGCACATCCGCACAAGACAATTCAAGGTTGGGGACCGAGTCTTCCGAAGAGtgttccaaagcaccaaagaaATAGGTACGGGGAAGCTCGGCCCAACAATGGAAGGACCTTATACGATTACGAAGGTCGTGGGACAAGGAGCATACCGACTGCAAGATGGCGAAGGCCATCAGATACCTTATAGCTAGAACGCCACACACCTCAAAGCTTACCATTATTGTGGAAGGATGGTAAACTCTTTGTTCCGACACTAGCTTAAGCATCGGAGGGTCTTTCGCATCTTTCGTCGACCAATCCTCACCTCCTTTTGTTTTGAAGGGTACTCAAGAATAGTTGACCGATAGGCCGAAGAGCATGATCGCCAAGAACCAATGAGCACATCTCAAGCTCTTCCCAGTaatttatttgttctttgttaTTGCTTGCTCAGACACTGACTTAAGCATCAAAGGGTCTTCGACATCTGCCGTCGACCAATCCTCACCTCCTTTTGTTTTGAAGGATGTTTGATCAGCAATCGACAAGTCGAAGAGGATGATTGCTAAAAATCGATGATTAGGAGGTTCGACATTCTGAAAAGCTACCGACGAAACTTGGTAACATAGAAGGCCAGACGATAAACAAATCAGAGGACTAAAACCCACAACTGACAGCATGTTTGAAACCGTTATCACAGATGAGTTTTTCCAATTAACTCTTTGGATTGTTCTATTATAATTTAATTAGGTTGTATTGTTCCTCAGTATAGAACAGCTTTGTCTCTCTAATATGGTTACGACCCCAACTTTCGAATTGAGATagcaaaaataaatataattaaacacCAAATGGTGGTAGAttaaaattcagaaatttattgatataaaaaaatgattGGAATAGGAGTACAATTCAAGTATTTTTTCAAGACCAGACCCTTAAACTCTTACTCATCTTATCTAGCACCTCTTTGATCAAGACAGAAAGATCCTTTCCTCTTGGCAGGAGATCCTTTCCTCTTGGCAGGATTTTGCTATTTATACTGCCATGTTGGAGACAAGTGTTTGGACGATAATCCTTCGATCCTTACCAGGTTACCGTTCGAGACAAACCATAGTTTTCTTATGACTTTGCTCTGACCCTTCTGATGATACTCTATGACAGGACATGGGATGGCTCTAAGTGTCAGAGGCTACACCTGTTGTGCCAGTGGGCAGGTTGATGATATCTTCTTGTGTCAGAATCAAATCAGCCAGATCATTTCCTGCATCACTCCAAGTatgtatgcatatacatatacatatatatatatatatatatatatatatatatatatagtatgagAGTCAGAGAATTAAAGAATGAGACCGTGGCAATCTCAGGTCGAAGAGAAGGTAATGTCATCATCGGCTTCGATGTTCTTCCGAATCTTCGACTGTCGAAGACACGTGTCTTCGACAACATTGCTCGGATCGATTCTGAATTGGTCTCTACTGCTGTTGGGCACGTGTTATTATGTAGCATGGATTGAAGAGTTTTAGGGCTTGGTTCGGCGTAAAACACAGAGAGTGGTGTGAGGAAGGTAAGAGTTTGTCACCCTATATGCGTTTTGAGGGATTTGACGCCAAAACTAACCTACGTGTTTGGACTCCTGGGTTATGTTGATGAGAATTGAAGGGTgcttgttttcaaaatttaggGTTTGCCGTGAGTTCAAAATTTCTGGATTATTCCAACTAGTTGGGGCTGTCTTTActgttgaaaaaaaaactacagAATTATGCACTGTTTGGGCTGGTATGAGTTTGGGTTGTCTGAGTCTGAATTTGTGGAATATTGCTGGTTCAGAGCAGATTTTTTGAAGTATTATTGCAGATTTTTCTGGGATGTGTTTGGGGCAATTCTGTGCAGTTTTTGAAACTGTCGTTGCTGCCAGTTTTACATCAAAATTCTGGCAGATTTTTGTGGTGAGTGTGCAAGGAATGTGAATTACTACAGAAATTTTGGGCAATATTTACGGACTTTTGGGCTGTATTAGAGCAGTTTTCTTGGGCAGTTTTGTGACTGAATTCTGAGTTGTTTTGGTGCAGTTTGTTGGGCTGTCTTGGTGCAAAATTTGAGTTCTGTTTAGGGCTATTTTTTATACTAGATTTGTGCTTGGGGAGTATAAGTTGTTTGATCTTGGCAGAATTGTTTAAAATGGAACCTAAACGTGATAGAGTGACTAAAGCAGCTAGAGTGGATGAGGAATTAAATGTCCCACCGACTTTTGTGATCAAAGAAGCGGAGAAAGACTATGATGATTATTGGGGTAAGAAAGCAGTGTCCATTGAGAGAACATTCATgaatcacacatgaatgtttgACTTTCAATTGATCATAACACAAGTATTGCTGTATGTTGCGTTACttctagcaagtgtactagccGCAAAAGTAATAAAGTGTATGActagagtatcgtcccacagAGATTTTGGTAAATTCTATTAAGTATCAATCGAAGCAATTATCACACTAAAATGGGAAAGCGAATTGTTTGGGTTTGATTTATCCAACACTAAAGCCAGTATTTAAAGAGATTAACAACTAATTAGCAATTTTACAATTGATTTAATCAACCTAGCAAACAAACATGAAAGAGAGTTTTCAAGAGAGTCAACACTAGGGTTTCTAATTTCACCTcctcttatccaattgaactccattaatCCATTATTCCCCAATTCTCAATCCAAATGTTGACAATCGAtctcccaacctattcaatgttctattcctagatacatcgaaagtattttcaatacaaatccctgttattcctaacaatcggattaacatatcaaaaacccattaagagcGGTGGAAATTATTTAGCGATAGCATAaatcataaacctatattcatatggttcatgcaacctatgttctctagggattcttgcaaccctatgTATCTCCTTCCCGTCTTAACCTAGGCATAATatcatccaaatggtgatcaatcatttgaaaacaataagcacatccatagaaaatcaacaatagaGAAAGAGATGCAAGAATAATATATTAATctcattcaatcttcaaagtacggttccattaggacccctagttagaggattagttccttaTAACCAAGAAATACAAAACAAGATCTAAAAtagcagtcattaaatacaagaacaagagATAAATAAAGAGAAACTCCTGAATCCCCTTGTTAATGCTCGAATGGTTGCTATAGAGAGAGACTCcatgcgaaccgaacaggattaatccaaggctaacaactcattatgatctaaagaactataacaaccaatcaatcccctaaaccttgttcatggcagtcgacaattgatttccttaatttcagttccactaagacacgtgaattcggttcgttccttagtcctagctagatgaatctaattgagcattcaattggtggccaatcaaccaaacaagcaatagattataagcatagaaattaaagacaagaatcatgaaccaaaattatgcattcaattacttgaagtacttgcaataatcatactaggctacatcaagccctagcaaagaagtttagctactcatgttataagaacacaaggaaattaaatatgagaacatcatgaaccaagaacaagaacaaaagctagagaatgtggctctccaaatCATGCCttctattgtgctagaggactcccttttatagtgacaaaagcttccttcaattaatcACCTTGTCAAACTCGGTTTCCTTCACTTAATTTGATTCGATTTCCTTTACTTGCCGTGCAAATCTCATGGTtgcttttgctcttttaatgaCCAACGCCTTCATGCGTGTAGCTCTAACTTTCCATGCAACTTTTTGACTTTCATTCTCCTTTGCTTATTTGTCttgatttccttcttttatttatttatttctttccttccttgATCTCTACGTACCTTGCTTTCTCATTGTCAAAAGAGGTGGCTCTACTTCTTTCACTCTTCAAAACCCCAAGATTGACTTTTATTGAACTTTCTTTGTCCTTTCCTTGGCAATGTCTCACGAGTAGCACTAGTAAcccattttgttcttttatttatttcctttcttctctctttcttgatctgcaagtatCCTTCATTCCTCATGTGTATTGGATTATCTCAAGGCA is a genomic window of Tripterygium wilfordii isolate XIE 37 chromosome 16, ASM1340144v1, whole genome shotgun sequence containing:
- the LOC119980993 gene encoding uncharacterized protein LOC119980993: MLETSVWTIILRSLPGHGMALSVRGYTCCASGQVDDIFLCQNQISQIISCITPSRREGNVIIGFDVLPNLRLSKTRVFDNIARIDSELVSTAVGHVLLCSMD